A stretch of the Alnus glutinosa chromosome 6, dhAlnGlut1.1, whole genome shotgun sequence genome encodes the following:
- the LOC133872032 gene encoding GDSL esterase/lipase EXL3-like isoform X2 produces the protein MLRRQFLLVIMCSSYSLNILFPPFVFLFFCTIEAAIKLPENETIPAVFAFGDSILDTGNNNNLVSVTKFNYPPYGRDFVGGKPTGRASDGKLPSDLIAEALGIKELLPAYLDEDTKDEDLLTGVCFASSGSGLDPLTPTILRVLSLSDQLELFKEYITKLRGIAGEDRANSIISNSLFIVSAGNNDIALTYFITNLRKLQYDVPSYNAFLVASASSFFKDLYELGARRIAVFSPIPLGCLPLLKTLQGGIQRQCVENINEAVELFSANLSTELQSLNSNLPDANLLLIDVYNPLLDFIRDPAKFGFEVANLGCCGTGTVEFIET, from the exons ATGCTGAGGCGACAATTCCTCTTGGTGATAATGTGTTCCTCGTATTCTTTGAATATCTTATTCcctccttttgtttttctatttttttgcaCCATAGAAGCTGCCATAAAGCTACCGGAGAATGAGACAATTCCGGCAGTTTTCGCGTTTGGAGATTCAATTCTTGACACCGGGAACAACAACAATCTCGTCTCAGTAACCAAGTTCAATTATCCTCCATATGGAAGGGATTTTGTTGGGGGAAAACCAACAGGAAGAGCTTCCGATGGAAAACTCCCCTCAGACTTGATAG ccGAGGCCTTGGGAATCAAAGAGCTTTTGCCTGCATACCTTGACGAAGATACAAAAGATGAAGATCTCCTTACAGGTGTATGTTTTGCTTCAAGTGGCTCAGGACTTGACCCTCTAACACCAACAATATTG CGAGTTTTGTCGCTCTCAGACCAATTAGAACTGTTTAAAGAGTACATAACAAAGCTGAGAGGGATTGCTGGAGAAGATAGAGCAAATTCCATCATATCCAATAGCCTATTCATTGTGTCAGCGGGCAACAACGACATAGCCCTCACCTATTTTATTACCAACCTCAGAAAATTGCAGTATGATGTTCCTTCATACAATGCTTTTTTGGTTGCCTCCGCTTCTAGCTTTTTCAAg gatTTATATGAACTCGGGGCTAGACGGATAGCTGTTTTCAGTCCGATTCCGCTGGGATGTTTACCCCTTCTAAAGACTCTTCAGGGAGGGATTCAAAGACAGTGTGTAGAGAATATCAACGAAGCGGTGGAATTATTCAGTGCCAATCTATCAACTGAGCTACAGTCCCTTAACAGCAACCTTCCGGATGCCAATCTCCTTCTCATTGACGTCTACAACCCTCTACTTGATTTCATTCGAGATCCTGCAAAATTTG GTTTTGAAGTTGCCAATCTAGGATGTTGCGGTACGGGGACAGTAGAGTTTATTGAAACAT AA
- the LOC133870113 gene encoding uncharacterized protein LOC133870113 — MEPVALAVDKLKAFAKSSQDFVDGLIHRRDDSARRNPIEILKRLQRESFTDVMKLRDRQDKFERVLSFYKTTKGSPFQEASTHVRGEVDLLGALLVMDDVDEKNCDALCRAGIRTGIDSRFTFETTISQKDTLAAEFVASQKGKGFLGDVSGHSLFLEKVSYKVNASDWLSMVAIPVGAQCRDVAITTISSHQAKGLTQFSSHGPPLLNQHSGSGIGLTVRKSNVVASLAQFVSGLGMQPGSDSTGHCFSTFGQVVCQLPRGVKLSLLGLHQVPKSLSRHVSLGPLTIPVRRFKHHRTPETVVEASTPSMGASTLENVSAGSVALMLESELDEITRIEGWIEMHKSNPKQLQWAVTVSDDSEDYLGWGLSLSGMIGDPTNRDRLQAESYLKLNLGKKFSLKPGLTYVADGNARLTAFMLRSNWSL; from the exons ATGGAGCCTGTAGCTTTGGCAGTGGACAAGCTGAAAGCTTTTGCGAAATCGAGCCAAGACTTCGTCGATGGCCTCATTCACCGCCGTGACGACTCCGCTCGCCGCAATCcg ATTGAAATCCTAAAGCGGTTGCAACGGGAGTCATTTACAGATGTGATGAAACTGAGGGACAGGCAAGACAAGTTTGAGAGAGTACTTTCTTTCTATAAAACAACCAAGGGAAGTCCATTCCAAGAAGCCAGTACCCATGTAAGAGGAGAGGTTGATCTCTTGGGGGCTTTGTTGGTGATGGATGATGTTGATGAGAAGAACTGCGATGCACTTTGTAGAGCTGGAATCAGGACTGGAATTGATTCAAGATTCACTTTTGAAACAACTATTAGTCAGAAAGATACTCTTGCTGCAGAGTTTGTGgccagtcagaaaggcaaaggaTTTCTTGGTGATGTTTCAGGACATTCACTTTTTCTAGAAAAAGTGTCATATAAGGTAAATGCTAGTGACTGGTTATCTATGGTTGCAATCCCAGTTGGAGCTCAATGCAGGGATGTCGCAATCACTACAATTTCTTCCCATCAG GCAAAGGGACTGACCCAATTTTCATCGCATGGACCTCCCCTTCTGAATCAGCATAGTGGTAGTGGCATTGGCTTAACGGTAAGAAAATCAAATGTTGTTGCTTCATTGGCTCAATTCGTTTCTGGATTGGGAATGCAACCAGGTTCTGATAGTACGGGACACTGCTTCAGCACTTTTGGCCAAGTTGTCTGTCAACTTCCCCGAGGAGTAAAACTCTCACTTTTGGGTCTTCATCAAGTGCCCAAATCATTAAGCCGACATGTTAGTCTTGGACCCCTTACCATTCCAGTACGCCGTTTTAAACATCATAGGACTCCTGAGACAGTGGTTGAAGCATCTACTCCATCCATGGGAGCAAGCACTCTGGAAAATGTCTCAGCTGGATCTGTTGCTTTAATGCTGGAATCAGAACTTGATGAGATTACAAGAATTGAAGGTTGGATTGAAATGCATAAATCAAACCCTAAACAATTACAATGGGCTGTTACTGTGTCTGATGATTCTGAAGATTATTTGGGATGGGGACTTAGTTTAAGCGGAATGATTGGAGATCCCACAAACAGGGACCGTTTGCAAGCTGAATCCTATTTAAAACTTAACTTAGGTAAGAAATTCAGCTTGAAGCCAGGTCTGACATATGTAGCAGATGGGAATGCCAGGTTAACTGCCTTTATGCTTCGGTCTAATTGGTCCCTCTGA
- the LOC133870351 gene encoding SKP1-like protein 1A — translation MSSGKKITLKSSDGETFEVEEAVALESQTIKHMIEDDCADNGIPLPNVTSKILSKVIEYCKKHVEAPKPAAAAEDRSASPEDDLKAWDVEFVKVDQATLFDLILAANYLNIKSLLDLTCQTVADMIKGKTPEEIRKTFNIKNDFTPEEEEEVRRENQWAFE, via the exons ATGTCGTCAGGGAAGAAGATAACGCTGAAGAGCTCGGACGGAGAGACCTTCGAGGTGGAGGAGGCGGTGGCGCTGGAGTCACAGACGATCAAGCACATGATCGAGGACGATTGCGCCGACAATGGCATCCCGCTCCCGAACGTCACGAGCAAGATCCTCTCCAAGGTAATCGAGTACTGCAAGAAGCACGTCGAGGCCCCCAAGCCCGCCGCTGCGGCCGAAGACCGCTCCGCGTCCCCCGAAGACGACCTCAAGGCCTGGGACGTCGAGTTCGTCAAGGTCGACCAAGCTACACTCTTCGATCTCATCCTG GCTGCAAATTATCTGAATATCAAGAGCTTGCTGGATCTGACTTGCCAGACAGTGGCTGACATGATCAAGGGCAAAACTCCTGAAGAAATTCGCAAGACATTCAACATTAAGAATGACTTCAcaccagaggaagaggaggaggttCGCAGGGAGAATCAATGGGCCTTTGAGTGA
- the LOC133872032 gene encoding GDSL esterase/lipase At3g14820-like isoform X1 — protein sequence MLRRQFLLVIMCSSYSLNILFPPFVFLFFCTIEAAIKLPENETIPAVFAFGDSILDTGNNNNLVSVTKFNYPPYGRDFVGGKPTGRASDGKLPSDLIAEALGIKELLPAYLDEDTKDEDLLTGVCFASSGSGLDPLTPTILRVLSLSDQLELFKEYITKLRGIAGEDRANSIISNSLFIVSAGNNDIALTYFITNLRKLQYDVPSYNAFLVASASSFFKDLYELGARRIAVFSPIPLGCLPLLKTLQGGIQRQCVENINEAVELFSANLSTELQSLNSNLPDANLLLIDVYNPLLDFIRDPAKFGFEVANLGCCGTGTVEFIETCNQLLDLLTCSDASKYVFFDAVHPTEMAYKILISQILQKYINILFCGRSPC from the exons ATGCTGAGGCGACAATTCCTCTTGGTGATAATGTGTTCCTCGTATTCTTTGAATATCTTATTCcctccttttgtttttctatttttttgcaCCATAGAAGCTGCCATAAAGCTACCGGAGAATGAGACAATTCCGGCAGTTTTCGCGTTTGGAGATTCAATTCTTGACACCGGGAACAACAACAATCTCGTCTCAGTAACCAAGTTCAATTATCCTCCATATGGAAGGGATTTTGTTGGGGGAAAACCAACAGGAAGAGCTTCCGATGGAAAACTCCCCTCAGACTTGATAG ccGAGGCCTTGGGAATCAAAGAGCTTTTGCCTGCATACCTTGACGAAGATACAAAAGATGAAGATCTCCTTACAGGTGTATGTTTTGCTTCAAGTGGCTCAGGACTTGACCCTCTAACACCAACAATATTG CGAGTTTTGTCGCTCTCAGACCAATTAGAACTGTTTAAAGAGTACATAACAAAGCTGAGAGGGATTGCTGGAGAAGATAGAGCAAATTCCATCATATCCAATAGCCTATTCATTGTGTCAGCGGGCAACAACGACATAGCCCTCACCTATTTTATTACCAACCTCAGAAAATTGCAGTATGATGTTCCTTCATACAATGCTTTTTTGGTTGCCTCCGCTTCTAGCTTTTTCAAg gatTTATATGAACTCGGGGCTAGACGGATAGCTGTTTTCAGTCCGATTCCGCTGGGATGTTTACCCCTTCTAAAGACTCTTCAGGGAGGGATTCAAAGACAGTGTGTAGAGAATATCAACGAAGCGGTGGAATTATTCAGTGCCAATCTATCAACTGAGCTACAGTCCCTTAACAGCAACCTTCCGGATGCCAATCTCCTTCTCATTGACGTCTACAACCCTCTACTTGATTTCATTCGAGATCCTGCAAAATTTG GTTTTGAAGTTGCCAATCTAGGATGTTGCGGTACGGGGACAGTAGAGTTTATTGAAACATGTAATCAACTACTAGACCTATTGACGTGTTCTGATGCGtccaaatatgttttttttgacGCTGTTCATCCCACAGAAATGGCATACAAGATTCTCATCTCACAGATCCTCCAGAAATATATCAACATTCTCTTCTGTGGACGTTCCCCTTGTTGA